Within the Thermanaeromonas toyohensis ToBE genome, the region GAGTTGTGCAGGATAATACCTTCCTCTAAAGCTTCTTCTATTTCCCAGGAGTGGGCAGGCATCTCCTTACGGGATTCCAGGCAAGCTACATGGACTTCCTCTGCCCCGAGTCGCCGGGCCGTACGTGCCACATCCATGGCTACGTTTCCGCCGCCTATAACTACTACGCGACGGCCTACTTCCACCTTCTCGCCTTGGGCCACCTGGCGGAGGAAATCCAGGCCAGGGAGGATCCCTTTAAGTTCTGCACCAGGGATGTTAAGGAGCCGGCTCTTTTGTAAACCGACAGCCAAAATAACAGCTTGGTACTGGGAGCGTAGTTCCTCTAAAGTTATATCTTCCCCTAGCCGAGTATTGGGGACAAACCGTATCCCCAAGTTCAAAATACGTTGGGTTTCGCGTTCTACTACTTCTAGGGGCAACCGGTAGCGAGGAATACCTGCCCTGAGCATCCCTCCAGGCGAGGCTAGGGCATCGTATACGGTAACCTGGTAGCCTTCCAGGGCTAAATCTTGGGCAGCGGTTAAGCCCGCTGGGCCTGCACCTACAATAGCCACCTTTTCTGGACGAACTTGGCGTGGCCGGTAAGTTTCTTTTTCTTTTTCCTGAGCCTCTTCCCAGCCATAATCATAAGCTGCCCGTTTAAGCCAAGCTATGGCCACCGGCTCGTCATACTGCCCTCGGTTGCACTCGGTTTCACACGGATGGTGGCAAATACGACCGCATATACCGGCAAAAGGCATACGGCGGCGTACAACCTCCAGGGCCTCGGCAAACTTACCCTGGGAAATTAGAGCCACATACCCCTGGGCATTGGTTCCTGCCGGGCAAGTACTGCGGCATGGAGGTATACCCCGTTTCTCTATCAGGTACTTATTAGGCACGGCCTGGGGGAAGAGTTTATAAACCGCCTTGCGCTCTCCTCGCCCCTGGTTAAATTCATTGGGCACTCGAACAGGGCAAACCTGTTCGCAGTCACCACAAGCTGTACATTCATCCAGGTTTATATATCGCGGCCTTTGGCGAATCCCAACTCGGAAATTACCTTTCTCTCCTTCTACTTTTTCCAGGGACGAACAAGTATACAGGCGTATATTGGGGTGGTTTAAAGTATCTGTCATACGCGGGCCCAATAAGCACATGGCGCACTCGTTGGTGGGGAAAGTCTTGTCCAATTGGGCCATTTTACCGCCTATGGAAGGCGACTCTGTCACCAAGTGCACCAGGTAACCCGCGTTAGCTAAATCTAAAGAAGCCTGCATACCAGCGATACCGCCGCCGACCACCAAAACCGAACCTGTCACTTCCGGCCTTTCCCTTTGCTCCCTCACGACTTTTGCTCACCAACCTTTCCCTCAGGAAGGGTAACCTTAAAGAAATCAGGCAGTAAGGCTTAGGTTACAGCTTTTTAATACCGGGGAAGGATCGATTATGTGCTTGTTCAACCAGGGTGCTGAGATACCTAGGGCTAGCCCCAATATTTCGCTTATATAGAGCACCGGGAGGTTATAGCCTTCCGGCTGCCTAGTGTCCAGGTTAGTTTGACATAAGGGGCAGGCGGTCACCAGAACATTGGCTCCTGCCCTCACGGCGGCTTGCACAATCTTCTTTACCAACTCATATACTATTTCCGCAGCAGGAATAGATAAGCTAGCTCCGCAACATTCAGTTTTGTGACTCCAAGATACAGGTTCGGCCCCTAAAGCTTTAAGCAAGCGGTCCATAAGCTGGGGTTGCTCAGCATTAGCTTCAAAGTTTACTATTTTTGGTGGCCGTGTTAAAAGGCAACCATAATAGGCGGCCGGTTTAAGTCCTGCCAAGGACACTTTTTGCTTTTCCTTAAGCAAAGATAAGACCTCGGGCGCTCCCAAAACCTCCAGGAGGTGGTGTACCTTTAGAACGCCCTTATACTCCCGGCCCATAAAGGAATTTATATCCTCCTTAAGTTTCTTTGCTTCTTTTTCCCCGCTCTCCAGGAAGGCCTGGGTGGAACGTAAGGCATTGTAACATGCGGCACAAGGTACAACCAGATGAGGAGCTACTCCTTCAGCTAGCACCAGGTTGCGCAAGGCTAGGGAGTGGGATAAATAGGTGTTGAGGGAGTGCCCAGAAGTAGCGCCACAACAGTTCCAATCAGGGACCTCTTTAAGGGGTATATTTAAAGCCTGAAATACAGCGCGGGTAGAAGCATCATATTCTGCCGCCGTGGAATGAAGGGAACACCCTGGATAGTAACCGAAAAGCACTAGGCCTCTCCCCTTGCCCTTTTAAAAATAGCTTGAAGTTCTTCTTTTTTTTGTACGCGATGGGGCCAAAGTCTAAATTTACCTTTGCGGAACATTTTTAGCCCTAGGGATAGATCCTTCCAGTAATCGCGGCTCTTTAATTTATAAGCCATAACCAAGCCTAATTCATGGACCCGCCCATACCTTTCTACGGAAGCCAGGAACTCTTGATGGAAGGCCGCAACCATCGGGGAAGCAGGAGGTACTCCCCGGGATAGGACTCGGGCCTTTAAAGCATCGTTCACACCGGCAATATCTATACCGTTAGGGCACCTGGCCTTGCACGTGTGGCAACTGGCGCAAAGCCATATGGCTTTACTTTTTAAAAGTTCCTCCTCCAGCCCTAAGTTTAGATACCGGATTATTTGGTGGGGTAAAATGTCCATAAAAGCTGCCACAGGACAACCGCCGGTACATTTATAACATTGATAACACCGGGTGACCGGCTGACCAGAGGTTTCTTGTACCCAACTCAGAAGGTGGGGTTGCGGCAGCACCCTATTTTCTAGCAACCCCATCCCTCCTTTCTTTGTTTATAGTGGTTTTATTGGCTCTTAAACACCTTCACAAAGGAATCACAGTATACTGTACGGTTGCGAAGAACTTCGGCTGCAGCTGCGGTAGCCATGAGCTCTTCATCGCATGCATCTACAATGGCAGCGTCCAGACCGCAGGCCATGGCCATGGCCAAGAAGGTACGGTTGAGGAGCGGCCGGTCCTGACAGTTTTGGGAAACATTGCTTATACCTAATACCGTCTTGGGGGCCGGATTGGCGAGCAGCTTCACTTGGTAAAGAGTTTTCAGAACCTCCGGGGCATGATCCTGGGCCACATTGGCTGGCAAGATAAGGGGATCAATGTATAGATCTTCCATAGGTAGACCGAACTCATCTGCAGCAGCCACCAATTCCATAGCCAAAGCCAGACGCGTATCAGCATCCTTGGGGATGCCATTCTTATTCATGGTAAGTCCGATAAGGGAAGCCCCATGCTCTACAGCCAAGGGAAAGAGCTTCTCTATTTTTTCCCTATCTGCGCTGGTGGAGTTTATAATGGCGGGTTTTTTGCAGAGTTTAAGCCCCTCTTCGATGGCCTTGATATTGGTGGTATCTAAACAGAGGGTAAGGTCGCTCACCTCCTGAACCACTTCTATCAGCCATTTCATGGCTCCTACCTTATCCTCTACTGCCGGGCCCACGTTAAGATCCAGGGCCCGGGCCCCGGCTTGTTCCTGCCGCCGGGCCCATTCCTGGACGGGAGCCGGATCGCGCTCTTGGATGGCCCGCTTGATGTCATTGAACATCCCGTTAATACGTTCGCCTATAATAAGCATACCATTGCCCCCTTATTAGGTTATGGATTAATAGGCATTACTTTCCATTAACTTTTCAATATTGTCCTTAACCAAGGCCACAGCCTTGGGATGGCGCATAAGAAGAAGGTGGGCTCCCGCCTGAAGTAAAGCAGCTGCGGTAACTGCTTCCCATAAGATCCCCCGTTCCTCGGTATCTCCCCAGCCGGGAAAGTCAGTGACTGGAGCTACAGCTTCTTTAGTGCGCCAGGCCTCATACCCTACTGTACATAACACTGGCATGGATAGCATCCGGTCCCCTTGAAGGGCCCCTAGGCGTGTACGCTCCATGATGGAGTAGGCATATTCAATACCGTAGCCTAGACTACCAATGGAAGGATCGATTACTATCCGATTAGGAGGCATGTTCATTTCTGTAATTAAAATATTGAGCTGCTTGCAGATGTTAATATCTAAAGGTGATCTAGCGATTATATTGTGCTTGTGCACAAGGCAAGCAGCGGTCAAAGATTTATAGTTATCTTGCTCAGCGTTCCCCAGCAGAAGGTTTTCTCCCGCGGCAGCCTCGGCCACCGCTTCCAGGACCTCTTTATCCTTTTCTACTTCCCCACAACCTACCACGATAAGGGGGACTCCCACAGCTTGCAAAACTTCTTTTACCGCAGCAACACACTGCTCCACAGAGCGGTTGGCACCTTCGGGGTCAGCCCCATCCAGTTTAAGATAGATAAGGTCAGCACCATATTCCTTGACACATTTTTCTGCCCAACGCCCGGGCTCCTTCATCACGTCCGCAAAGCATTTTTTCAAAGCGTCCGGCCAGTCCGGCTCTATATCTTGTACCTCCATGGCAACCACCGGCCGGTGGGGTATTTCTCCCTCAAAATGATGAAAAGGTAATGCTGCGTCCCCACCAATGGTTATGGTATGGGTACGGGTACCTCCTTCCTCTTTAGTAGCTCCTAAAGTCACTTTCTGGACACTCGCCCGGCTTTTTTCTTTAAGGAGTTGTACAGGCATAAGGTTTAAACCCTCCTTTTTGGTGTTTTGGGGGGCCAGGGTTACCCGCGTTTTAAGCCCTAAGGCTATCCTGTAAAGAGTAGGTCCTGTGGACCATTCTATTCTTTACAAAGCGAGCCCTTCTAAGATCCGCTGGGTTTCACGCACAGCCAAAGAACTAGAAGGCAAGTCAAAAAGGGGCCTTCCTAGTGCGTCATACTCCACTACTAGCGGATCGAAGGAAATAGTACCTGCTAAGGGTAACCCGGTGCGCTCTATCTCCGGCACCAGGCCATTTAGGGAACCTTGCACCCTGGTAACTACTAGCAGCATATGTGGGATGGGGAGCTGCAACTCCTCCACCAACTGGCGCACCCGGCCTGCTGAGCGTATTCCCCGGATGGTAGCATCGCTCAATACGAAGAGAAACTCCACACCTTGGATTATGCGGCGGCTTATGTGCTCCAGCCCTGCTTCGCTATCAATGACTACGTATTGGTAGTTTCGCGATAAGGTCTCCAAATGTTTGCGCAAAATATCGTTGGGGTAGCAGTAACAACCTGGGCCTTGAGGCCGCCCCATGACCAGAAGATCTAGCCTTTCTGTCTCTACTAGAGCCTGGGCCAGCTTGTATTCTATAAACATATCTTTAGTCATTCCAGGGGGTACACCTTTGCTATCTTTAGCTTCTTCTAAGATGTCGGCGACAAAATTACTT harbors:
- a CDS encoding CoB--CoM heterodisulfide reductase iron-sulfur subunit B family protein, whose product is MLFGYYPGCSLHSTAAEYDASTRAVFQALNIPLKEVPDWNCCGATSGHSLNTYLSHSLALRNLVLAEGVAPHLVVPCAACYNALRSTQAFLESGEKEAKKLKEDINSFMGREYKGVLKVHHLLEVLGAPEVLSLLKEKQKVSLAGLKPAAYYGCLLTRPPKIVNFEANAEQPQLMDRLLKALGAEPVSWSHKTECCGASLSIPAAEIVYELVKKIVQAAVRAGANVLVTACPLCQTNLDTRQPEGYNLPVLYISEILGLALGISAPWLNKHIIDPSPVLKSCNLSLTA
- a CDS encoding 4Fe-4S dicluster domain-containing protein → MLENRVLPQPHLLSWVQETSGQPVTRCYQCYKCTGGCPVAAFMDILPHQIIRYLNLGLEEELLKSKAIWLCASCHTCKARCPNGIDIAGVNDALKARVLSRGVPPASPMVAAFHQEFLASVERYGRVHELGLVMAYKLKSRDYWKDLSLGLKMFRKGKFRLWPHRVQKKEELQAIFKRARGEA
- a CDS encoding methyltetrahydrofolate cobalamin methyltransferase, which encodes MLIIGERINGMFNDIKRAIQERDPAPVQEWARRQEQAGARALDLNVGPAVEDKVGAMKWLIEVVQEVSDLTLCLDTTNIKAIEEGLKLCKKPAIINSTSADREKIEKLFPLAVEHGASLIGLTMNKNGIPKDADTRLALAMELVAAADEFGLPMEDLYIDPLILPANVAQDHAPEVLKTLYQVKLLANPAPKTVLGISNVSQNCQDRPLLNRTFLAMAMACGLDAAIVDACDEELMATAAAAEVLRNRTVYCDSFVKVFKSQ
- the cdhD gene encoding CO dehydrogenase/acetyl-CoA synthase subunit delta, with product MPVQLLKEKSRASVQKVTLGATKEEGGTRTHTITIGGDAALPFHHFEGEIPHRPVVAMEVQDIEPDWPDALKKCFADVMKEPGRWAEKCVKEYGADLIYLKLDGADPEGANRSVEQCVAAVKEVLQAVGVPLIVVGCGEVEKDKEVLEAVAEAAAGENLLLGNAEQDNYKSLTAACLVHKHNIIARSPLDINICKQLNILITEMNMPPNRIVIDPSIGSLGYGIEYAYSIMERTRLGALQGDRMLSMPVLCTVGYEAWRTKEAVAPVTDFPGWGDTEERGILWEAVTAAALLQAGAHLLLMRHPKAVALVKDNIEKLMESNAY
- a CDS encoding AAA family ATPase, with amino-acid sequence MARNIAVAGKGGTGKTTFAALLIRYLLEKGKKSILAVDADPNANLNEALGIPVSNFVADILEEAKDSKGVPPGMTKDMFIEYKLAQALVETERLDLLVMGRPQGPGCYCYPNDILRKHLETLSRNYQYVVIDSEAGLEHISRRIIQGVEFLFVLSDATIRGIRSAGRVRQLVEELQLPIPHMLLVVTRVQGSLNGLVPEIERTGLPLAGTISFDPLVVEYDALGRPLFDLPSSSLAVRETQRILEGLAL